In Gracilinanus agilis isolate LMUSP501 unplaced genomic scaffold, AgileGrace unplaced_scaffold13058, whole genome shotgun sequence, the genomic stretch gaggaggaggaggaggaggaggaagaggaggaagaggaggaggaagaggaggaagaggaagaggaagaggaggaagaggaggaggaagaggaggaagaggaggaggaagaggaaggaggaaggatggaaggaagtgGCAAGATCCCAGCATGTCAGAAGTGCTGCTGCAGCAGCTGCTTCCGCTTCCCAAAGGGTTTGTCGATGTCTAGACTGAGGAGAACGAGGGAGAGAACGTTCAGCCCATGTTCTCTGAGAGTCCGTTTTTCAGCATTTCCCAGCACAGCACTGGAAGGAAGGCCGCCCCTTCACTAGTTCCGAGAACTTCCAGGGATGGGGGGGACGGGCTTCCCCTGGACACCCCAAACCCCAGTCTGTGGCCCAGTCAGAGAGGACAGAAAAGACTCGCTTTGCCTTGCATTCCTGCAGCGCTGGCCCATGAGCCCACGGCGGCCCACCTGCCAGCCTGCTCCCAATAGGCATCTGCTTTACACCCCAGAGATCTGATGGTCCTCTAAACAGGCCAGGTCGCCCCCTTCTGGCTTTGAGGCCTAGGACCGACCACGGGACCCACGCCAGGCTCCAAGGCCCAGGCGCACGCCGCCATCATCCCGTCTCCCGGCCCGCAGGCCCTCTTGTGGAAAGGGCACCGAAAGCCCAGCAGCGTCTCCTCGGGGAGGCCGTCTTCCGTCGGCCCTGCCCCCCTCAGCTCTTCCATCTGACTTACTGGGATGAATAAATCTCTGGTCTTTCAGCTGCCGCCTGGAGCCTGTCGCCCCGACAAGGGCTTCCCATTAAAGCTCTCCCACACCACCAGCACAGAAGCTCCCTTCGCTGGTGTGGATCTGCGCCTCCTCTTGAATTGAGACACAAGGATCAGGGCCCCGAAGGCCTCCGAAGCTCCCCTCATGCCTCTGGAGGGCTGTCTTAAGTGGGAGGAGTTCCTTCGGCTCCAGCCTCCTTAGGCAAGGCCTGAAGCATTCGACACCCAAAGGCAATGCCCTAAGACTGGGTTCAAGGGAGTTCTGAATGGCACGGATTTCCCCAGTGACCTGCCAGGAATGGGCAAGCAAGGATCTTTGCTGAGGGGCATCCTGGGGGGCACCTGCACAGGCGGAGGGAGGGCCTCGGCTGCCTGACTTCAGGGATGGGGTCCAGGGCCAAACCGTGGGCCTGGCAGAGGAGAGGATGCACACCAGCTCGTTCCTCCATCCCTTCGGCTCTTGCCTGGACAGAAGCTCCACTGTGGGGTCCTTCGGGGTCACATGCAGCCGCATCCAGCTCCCCCGAGTGCTTGTACAGAAACAGGCCCAGAGACTCCAAGGAGGCTCCCAGAGAAGGGGGGCTCTCAGAGCCTTTTGGTTCTGCCTTGTCAGGGAGGGGGGCAGGCCCAGGGCCCTTGTGAACCAGCCAGAGACAAAGgctggaagaggaagagagtgggCGCCAGAAGGAGGGAAGGCCTGGGGGGTGGCGCGGGGAGGAAGAGacgaggggagagaaaggaggagcacgagagggaaaagaaggaagaaggtgaGCAAGCACAGCTGCTCGGCCCCTTTCCCACAGAGGGCACAGAGCCAGGGCCCCCCTCGTTGCCTGCCGCCCCTGGTTCTGAGCCTCAGGCAACGTTGGCCACTTCCAGCCACAGCTTCTCTGCGTGGGGCCATCGGTCAGCTCGCCCACTCCAAGGGAAGGGGCTCCTCAGGGGTGCCGCTCATGCCCACCCACTTTCACCCGTCCGGCTGCCAGGGGAACCACCCCATTGGCCAGCAGCTCCCTCGGCAGCGCCTTGTACTATGGAGAACTCGGGCCCCTTACTGGGAAGGCCAAGGCTAGTGCCATCAAGGGGAACGTGGATGGAGAGCGCAGCTCCCGGCCCGCTGGGCTCCACCAGCACAGGGTTGGCAGAGGCCACTCTTCCATCTTGAGGATGGGAGGCACAGCGGAGGCCCTGGAGCAGCTAGAAAGGGCAGGCTGGGGAGAAGGGCTCATTGGAGGCCTTTTACCTGCCAGGGCTGAAAATGGGGCATGTCGGCACAGCGGCCGTCCCCAAAGGGCCCATCCCCGGCCTCACACGCGGCCATGTCGTGCAGCGCGTGGGCCACACTGGACACCGCATTGGCCACTGCATAGGTCACACTCAGGTCACTCATATCCAGAAAGGGGAGCGCCTGGCCCCCCAGCCTCTCCTCGCCGGTGCAGGAGTCGGCCTCGGCTCCTCGCCCACCTCTCCggccttcttctctctcttcctggcCTCCTCCGCTTCCTTCCTGGCCTCGCAGCAGTCCACCAGGTGCTCTTCCTCTACctgcagaggaggaggaggaggagttgtGGAGCCACCGGCAGCCAAATGTCTCCTCCCAGAAGGGCACCAGGAACTGGTCCTCAGAGGCCCGGCTCGGGTGCAGCCGCCCCAGGAAGTCAGCGAAGCCGGGAATGCAGCCTCGATGGCCTGAGAAGGCCAGGGCCCCGTGGAGGGCCTGGCGTCCGGCCAGCTCGGGCAGCATCACCGGCACCGCTGCCGGGTCCCAGACTTCGCTGCAGATCCAGAGGCGGCTGGCGGGTTCCTTGTGTAGCTCTGCAGCCAGCAGCAGAAACTCGTGGGCGCCAGAGAAGACCAACAGAACCCGGGGCTGGGCCACAGTCAGGGTGCGGATGGCCTCCTGCAGCTTGTCCACGCGTGGGGCGCTGGGCAGCTCAGCTGTCACGTACACGCACAGGCCTGCTGCCTCCAATTCGGGCCGCAGGGCGCGCTCCCCGCGCTGCCCATATTCATCCTCCTGGGCCACGAGACCCACTTCGTAGCAGGCCAGGCGGGCCGCCAGGAGCGCCATCCCTCGGGCCCGGGCTTCATCAGGGGGCAGAGTGCGTAGGAAGGAGGGGAAGCGCCTCTTGTCGCTGAGGACTGACACGGTGGAGCCGTAGCTCACCTGGCAATAAGGGGAAGGGCGACACATCAAGGCTGCGCCTGGCCAGCGGCCCCAGAAACCCgccccccccagcccccacccctCCCGCCACATGGCTTGTTAGCTCTGGAGGGAGGACCAGAGGGGACGACTCTTAGAGGAAAGGCTGGTGGGAGGCTCCACCAAGAGGTGGGTTCCAGCCCTTCAGCGGTGCTTTTGCCCCTGCTTCCCCATTCCTTAGGACAgtggtggcaaaccttttagagagggaGTGCTGGGGCCTGCCCCCACCTCCCAGACTGTGTGCTgtgtccccctcccctcccccatcgaGTGCCCGGCACACTCTGCTCCCCCTTATCCTACACAGGAGAaggagaaagcattcccattgggctgctgggcagaggagcaggtgaagtgaggaatgtcctcaggaacacatggagagggagagaggagtggcccaagtgctctgctcccctctggctctgctgcctgtgagctgcccacttcACCCCCTGTGCCCTCCCAtgggactgctgggcagaggggtgggggatgggaaaaatgtcatcagccacaagggggagaggagcagccctctgcctttctagtaagaaaCTGGGGGCAGGTGCCCACAGAAAACACCCTGCATGCCGTCTCTGGCactcgtgccataggtttgccaccaccaCCTTAGGGTGTTCCCCTCTTGGACTAGTGGATTCCAGATGGGAGCTCAAGAGAAAAGGCCGATGACCATTGGGGGGCCA encodes the following:
- the LOC123254023 gene encoding vomeronasal type-2 receptor 1-like encodes the protein MVQSFVFTIEEINKNPELLPNFTLGFSIWDSGSSELGALWGMMALVTGQGRPIPNYACAPPEAPLAAILGEDRSALSIPMATWLGLYRTPQVSYGSTVSVLSDKRRFPSFLRTLPPDEARARGMALLAARLACYEVGLVAQEDEYGQRGERALRPELEAAGLCVYVTAELPSAPRVDKLQEAIRTLTVAQPRVLLVFSGAHEFLLLAAELHKEPASRLWICSEVWDPAAVPVMLPELAGRQALHGALAFSGHRGCIPGFADFLGRLHPSRASEDQFLVPFWEETFGCRWLHNSSSSSSAGRGRAPGGLLRGQEGSGGGQEEREEGRRGGRGAEADSCTGEERLGGQALPFLDMSDLSVTYAVANAVSSVAHALHDMAACEAGDGPFGDGRCADMPHFQPWQSLGLFLYKHSGELDAAACDPEGPHSGASVQARAEGMEERAGVHPLLCQAHGLALDPIPEVTGEIRAIQNSLEPSLRALPLGVECFRPCLRRLEPKELLPLKTALQRHEGSFGGLRGPDPCVSIQEEAQIHTSEGSFCAGGVGEL